The sequence below is a genomic window from Setaria italica strain Yugu1 chromosome IV, Setaria_italica_v2.0, whole genome shotgun sequence.
AGAGTCAAATGGAGCGTCAATAGTGGATATTctattggagttgctcttagggcaagtacattgctacacctcagcagtcttataggtcgtctcatgcaatgccacataggatttttgctgatgtggaggagagagggtgaggagagagaaacatGTCATTGTTTCATGAAACATCCGCTTCATACGCTAGATTTTAGGACTATAAGATAATTACTCCACCATTGTACCAGgtcagtttgaagatggcaccgtttgaagccttatatggccggagatgtcggacacctcTGAATTGGTCACGAACtggagaaagacagatctatggtcctaacttagtggtagaagccgaagagcaagtaagggtatttcaagcaaatctcaaggctgcccaatctcgacagaagagttattccgacaggcgaagaaggcccctgcagtttgatattggtgatcatgtgtatcttcgagtctccccgaccaaaggagtgcaacggtttggagtgaaaggaaagttggctccccgctacattggcccttatgaaattgtggagatctgtggacccgttgcttaccggatgcaactcccagaacagctgtCGGCCATACACAACGTCTTCcacgtgtctcaactgaagaaatgtgtccaattCCCAacagagatcttagagcaagagcagcttcagatagaACCAGAcctaacctacgccgagtacccagacagagttcttgaccaaaaagagaggcatacccggcgccaaatggtcagaatgtacaagatcctctggaggaaccacacggaggatgaagcaacgtgaGAAACATAAGAGtatttgaacaagcacttcccaggttttctgtctcGTCAGGGAGGTAAGGACTGTACACCCTACTCTtacacttgaatctcgggacgagattctttttaagaggggtaggctgtgacgaccgacccccaaatctctcgagttcatcttaatccgagcccctgatcacctgtcttagctttccaagcctaagtgatcaacctcccgaccggtcccgacccctgagacccgacccctctccgctggcatCCAGTTCCAACCCCgtcgaccccaactcacccgccggatctttctgaatcatcccccaacacctcccttcagtctgactggtggacccacgagatcttttccctcAGATCTTcggcgacaggcgcactcgagttgcatgctcgcttcagagttcccccgccgcgtggctcaacttctccgacgtccgccgctccgcctcgtctttgGCCCACGAccaaatggattctcgcgccctcctcccctaTAGCAGCCGAAGCCCCTCtacaacctttctgcagcacctcgctgcccgcgcccatcatcacatcaccagatcccggccgtagagcccgatgtcgcccgtcttttccgtcacctcgccacagtcgcgccgcctggtcttcgctacccgatgattcctccttcgccaaccccgaccacggcagcgacagctccttttcccaccctgtcagaagccacccgacaatctgttgctccgcgctcgcccgtgcgCCCGCGgttgcctgtcttctcacctgtgcgccctcgttcctagtGCCGttatcccggtcacttccatcagctccatcgcacgacgacgcccacctccgccaaatctcaaccaccggcaaactcgcgcctgcgccgccctgacgctagagcccaatgaccgctggcgtcatccccgaagtcctgctccaccgccctcgtcgcttaatcgccgcccgggcagagcactccattgcttcttccccggccttcgcgccgctccccttctcacttccacgccgctataaaagggaatgtgcgagccccgccggagtccccttcaccagcgctgccctcccgccatttctcttgctccctgttcgagctcccagcgccaccacactaagtcctTGAGGAACtttcctctccgctccacaccgttttccccaatccacccagccgcttgctcctccatgctgcgtaagagcttacttgtgatccacaagaagccccgccgcagccggagcattgccggacCTCACCGTTGTTCAacgccttagtccctccgcctaagtccgcttcttcccgaccccaagctttccttgtgaGACGAAGGTAAGcggccgaccccttgtccgcctcgtccgacccttctgacGTCCGACCTTTGTCCGTCTCAcctgacccttgtccgcttcgcccgacccctcttatccgcccgaacccggttccgtctcgcccgaccctgtctgttccgccgaccctttaccgcctcgcccgaggactcggctgtattttttttctttgaaccgagggtgtatgtgtaaaacttggggacctttcagcgttgagtctgaggacccctagcacaccaaatcctctagtttaagggtcagatcataagttcctttcctccgaccctcacctcttgatctccatcaagtCCATTGAACTTCCCACGCTCCTGTatcttgtcgcaagtttctgggctcatacttgcaagtgttgctgttgaaataaccgtctatgctaactcttgcattgtattcgtgtagagctgcgtcttgccgacggctactacgagttgcacccggcgccagaagacgacggtgtagctgcgctcctgcccccagaagctgaagctgccccagaagtcgagcagttcccttcctctttgcttgaaggcaagccccggttgcatgaaatccCTAtgtttgccaaacttgcgcatgccttctgcatcttgcttgtgcatttacgtataggagttgcttggaaccctagatgcataacttagctcccctgatctgagcactagttgttggaccgagtagctgctttgcttcaataggaagcggtaaaagttgagtgatttcctgtcactcgcgagttgtaggagttggttgtcttcctcctatcacaactgtaaggacgatggacggggcagggttttgggtgactctttggtggtcggttgatcgccccgtctgtctacgaaacttgctaaggcccgacagtggtggtgttcgtgaccaagtgtttgaaagtactaacctcatacttagtatgggatgtggaagcctagtactggattgaacctagacgtgagtggtcgccccattgttcttggaacggagtttcccctgctagttgtcgcacgtggtggcaagcgtggtcacagaacggcagaggccgggtctgtggaaccttgcaccaaaggaaatgggcccgacacaggttaggggattgatggggaaggccgacacaggaagcgacctctgggtgcgcggatatcgtgaggttaggttcaccatgcatggtcaaagaactcgaatcgattcgtctgcctctcacagtttgagactgcttgatcgctatgctaccctaaGTAAGAAAGAAacatgatgatgacatggtcttgatgatgttctatatatatacctttggttggttctatgattgcttagaataggttgcaaaacttagaccggataataaacttagaaccggagctaaaacttgaaaatagggttttacatagtgcttcttggcaaacaaacccctcagctaaagagccttgcatgtctagaaaaggtggagtagctttactcctgtcggttaagtcttgttgagcttagtagctcagccttgttgtggctttcctttttcaggtgaagttgctgctcccgagcttTCTTtcgttggcacttggccaccccagctccctccgggttggacggtcgagtgggatccctcctcggacggcgaggagagggatcagtgatgtctcggttggcctcaccagggatgtccgaccctgacgttttgcttccgctagtggtttaccctctgttgtttttcttttgaaaccttgtaaaactctgatgattTGCTTTTCTGggcgaactaaatggttaagttgttcaactcggtggacttgttgtattctctggaaccactcaccttcgtgtgagtttgctaactcgatcctgttcatgtggttaatcggatgaaatccgacggcacttcgtgttaacttggcttaggcacgggtgtcgcatgttaggcgacttaaccctgtttaatcaagtcaatccgaagtggatccgccacactgcGGCCCGGGGCACGGCATCAGCATCGGCAGCCTGGGGCGGTACAAGGATCAGAAGGACGTGACGGACATCACCGTCAAGGATTGCACGCTCAAGAAGTCCAGCAACGGCCTCCGGATCAAGGCGTACGAGGACGCCGCGTCCGCGCTCACCGCCTCCAAGATCCACTACGAGAACATCAAGATGGAGGACGTCGGGAACCCCATCATCATCGACATGAAGTACTGCCCCAACAAGATCTGCACCAGCAGCGGCGCCTCCAAGGTCACCGTCAAGGATGTCTCCTTCAAGAACATCACCGgcacctcctccacccccgAGGCCGTCAGCCTGCTCTGCTCCGACAAGATCCCCTGCAGCGGCGTCACCATGGACAACCTCAAGGTCGAGTACAGCGGCACCAACAACAAGACCATGGCCGTCTGCAAGAACGCCAAGGTCACCGCCACCGTATCCCTCAAGGAGCTTGCATGCGCATGATGAGCGATATGATCCCTCCATCCTCCATTGCCATTCATTTCAATCAATTCAATTCCCTGGATGCATGGTAACTAGTAAACTATAAATAGCAGATCGAGCAAATCCGGCCTAGATATTCTTCTGCTTTATTTCTTGCTTGATTCCTCCCTCAGGCAAGAGTCAGGAGACATGGAATAACAATGTTTGCCACACTAACAATGTGTAAAGCACTGATGATCCAGTCATGCcgatcttttcttttctgtgtttttcgttttattttctttttggtAGGCTAGACATAACGCTATGTAAAACTACTGCTTGTGAGTCATCAATGAATGGATGAAATTGCGGCCACATTCTACAAGAAGTTTTTGGCCTATGATTTCCATGTTCTCTTGAGAAATATTCCTTGGAATATTTTTGCTCATGTTGAAAAAAAATCGAAGATAATATATATTTCAAACTTGAAGTGTGATCTATGTTTACTATTCCTTTTTTAAATGACACTTTGATAATAATGAAGATAATATATATTTCAAATTTGGGAAACGTAAATTACAAATATAACGGGAAatgaaaaattacaaaaatggCGTAAAATGAAAAATTACAAATATGTGAAACGAAAACTCCAAATATGGTTCTCCCTCGGGCTCCTTGACAAAACCGGCCTGGCTATATGATTTTCAGAGAAAATACCACGAGGAATCACATCATATTTTTACATAAGCCGTTAGCAAACATTGAAAAGTTGATAAACCTATCAAGTAGCACGTGGAGGATGAAATTAATGCTATGCACTAATAATATTAGTTGCCCAAATAATGCAACTATTACATGTTTCAATGGAGCAACACATCTACATCTTTTAATTAGGATGGACTTTTTATACAAAAGTACATGGGATGTTCTGTAATAGTAATAGCATATGATAAATACATCCTTGAGATTTTCGcacgtagcaacgcacgggcacttTTACTAGTACAAACAAAACAAGAACAATAAGATCTTGCCAGTAAATTTCACCTCACACATACATTGGACTTACAAAACAATACAACTTCTTCAATTTATTTGATCTGAGCAAAAATTAATACAtcctaaaaaaaatacaacaaatGAAAAGATATTACACTTAACATAGAATATTGATAAAGAACACTTAAAAAAACAATATTTCAAATACAAAAATGAAACAGACAAATATATTGTTGGGAAATCCCTAAACCTAAGGGATTGTTGTGGTGGCTCATGCCAAATACCCTAAAAGGTCGAGGCTATATAAAGTAACGAGTACTTATCATAGATCAAAAGAGAACAAGTTTCATCTACATTATCTCCTATGTGCTAATCTCGGGTGCTATTGAGAAGGGATACGGGTGATCTTCTACGTCTTCCCCATGCCTCATCAGCTGCCAGAGGGAGTGGAACAACAATCACAACGGCACCGTTTGTTAATACATATTCAGCGTGTTCGGCACAGTTAGCTGCAGCTGCGTAGCTGTAGCAGCTGACCAACAGCCAGTGTCCCAATTAGCAGCAGCTACAATGCAAGTGCAGCCAGCTGAAGCGAATAGAGCCATTACATCTTGACTACTTACTTGGTCGAAAAAAAATCGAGTGTTATATATTGAGTTTTAAAGTTACACAGAAATGGTGATTGTAAAAGTTATATTTGTAAACAAACTATAATTCCAATATAAAAATGCATGTGCCAAGTGGATTTAAAACACATGATTTCTTTTACCTGCCTCACATTCTTATCATCATCCCTAGTGTTCCTCTCAAAAAGTTCCTCTAGAAAAAATAAACTATTAAAAAGTTATCTATGACTAATAGCTAATGatattaattttaatattacAAATAATGTAGTTATTGAACTATTCAAAAGTATTATAACTAATGACCAACAATAATAGTATTAATATTACAATGAAATTATTTAATgtacattaatttatttatttcgtgataaatatttatatatttattgaaatattATTCATCTATAGTCTCTAatgattttttaaatatatttaattattgatGAGATATTTGTTCTAAATATGTTTTGAAGAGCTGTCTTTTTTATCTATGTTTTTATACCCTCATACTTTAATCCCTGCTTGTATAATGATTTAATGCTACCTTCCAAATGTATTTTATATTTGATAAACAAATGGTCATGCTATGTCTAAAATAAAGTAAATATCTTAATAAGAAAATGAATTCGAGCTATTCGTTTTGTATTCATATTAAAAAATGTTCATATTCGTATTCGAATTCAAGTTAAAATGTGGTAAAAATGGCTATCATAGACCTATTCCATGTGATTTCGTCCCTAGTTCCGGGGAAGCAAACTCTGTTTATGGAAATATGCACCAACCGAAGATTTGGAATTTGCTTTCACGAGGCCTGGATAAAGCCTGATAGGAACTACAGTGTTGGGGATCACGGAGACCGTTCATCACTTTTGAATGTCGTTGATGGGCGAGCCAAGAGGAGCGGATATCTAGCTAGACCGAAGCTCCAGTTCCTGGTGAGGCAGCAAAATAATCCTGGTAGTAATTACCTTCGGGTGGGTTGACAGCGGTGCTAGGACGTAAAAAATGCATATGAGTAGCTTAAagagttttctaaaaaattctcCTCCAAAACTATGTGCTGGAATTATTCTAAAATTATTTTccctcaaaatcatataatccCACAACAGTTCCCTAATACTATCCTCCTCAatagttcaaaacaaaccacaTCAGCAATGATGAGCCCATCATTTGGGCCGGCCTCCTTTCCCCCTCACGTTAACTCCCTCATCCTCACAGTGTCCTCCGGTTGCCCTCCAACACTATGAATATGAGTTGGGTCAAGAATTAGACTAGTTGCTGGGGTTCACGCTCGTTCCACTCGAGGTCATCGCCACCGGCCAGGGAGTTCCCGCTCACCATCAGTGACCTCTTCCCTCTTCCAGACGCCCTCGGGGTTCCTGCAGCTCGAGCTCTCCTGCATCGAAGTCATGCCGGAGGTCGTGCCCATCTCGCCGATGCCAAAGCTGACGCTGGCCGACCCGGAGGAGGAACTGGAGAAtaacgccggcgccggcaccgggaACGAGAAGAAGTACGAGAAGATCGAGTTCCTGACATGAATCTCGTCGAGGAGAACCAGATCACGGTGTCCGAGTACACCGGGTTGCCGTGTGTGGCCGTGCAGGTGCAGAGCTTCGAGAGCCTGCTGTAACATCAAAGTTTGAAAGTTGTACTATTTTTGACTTAACTGATGAAACTGAATAAGGAGCTTTTGGAACATTGACTGGCCTACCTTGGTTCAAGATTTAGAACATGTTTACATGTGGATGTTGGACAAGATCATGCAAAATGGGATGTATGATCTATGGTTAACAAATTCCAGTAGCTCTTGTACAAGGAAAAATAGGTTTAGATAATTAATTTGGAACTCAAAGATGGAAGTTTGTACTGCTTCAATGTTGGTTGTTTAACTAATGAAGGGATTCAAAAGTTTTAGTATAAGTTCGATTTTTGTCCAATGTTCAGagacttctatctccaaatctgTTGATTTTTGCAATAATAGCCCTATCTATGGTTTGTAGCTGATTGTACCAGCTTCACCTTTGTTTAAAGGCTAAAGATCATTTGGTATTTGGATTGGGAAGAAATCATCAAAGAACAGACCCCACTTGTCGGCCGAGCACAAGAGAAGGCGACGCCCAAGGCCCCGGCGCGGAGGTCGGCTCGTCCCGCACAGGAGAGCCCCACAGCGAACTCGCCCGGCACCATGTTGGAGGCCGCGGTGGACAAGCCTGATCAGCGCCAACATCGAGCAGGAGGTGAAGGTCTATGGGATCATGGGAACTAGATCATGGACATGTACATGAAGAGCATGCAGTAGTTCACCGACTCGTTGGCCAAAATGAAGCTCCCCGCCTTGGATTTGGACAACGACAGCAGCAAGAAGAGCTGCCATGCcactgctgccgctgctgccgccaagATGAAGCTCCCACGAACTAGCGCGCGCCAGAAAAATTGCGCGGGAAAGGATGCTCGGGGGCCAATTGGGGGAGGAGGCGACTGACGAAAATATTCGGGGCGTTGGGGTCTGGATTCGTGTCACCCAATCTGTAGGGAAGATTTAGGGAAGTTGCTGGAGTTCTTTTTTCCCCGTTTTGTCCCTAAAGAAGGTATTAGGGGTAAGATACATgtgcttttggagttgctctgacCAAACAGCTCAGTGAGTTTATCGGAGATTATATGCAAGGATAACTACTGGAGGGGAGGACTTTACGGAGAAGGAGCTACGAACCCCTCCGCATCACCTCCCTTGAGGCAACGGGAGGAGCCTCCACACCAGCCACCAAACTACCTCCCACCCGTGCAAATCGACGGCCACTACCACCGGCCGGTGACATTCGCCCTCTCCCTCCCATCCGTTTCCTTTTGGCACAGCCGTGCCGGATGCTGTCCGGCAGCACTCATCCTCGGGTGGCTAGATCCGGGGTTCCGGTGTTTGGATCTGCTCGGTGGTAGCGTGGCTGGGCTGGTTTGTGCCGTGGCCGGCTGTGCaaccccttcttcctcctcagtCAAATCTGTGTGCCCATCCATGGAATTAGTGTCTGCTCAGCTCTATCTTGCTGTTGACAGCTATTACATGCCAAGTTGTAAATCGCAAGCACACAGattagttgtagctcttccgacagagtattcccccaaggtttaccAATCAGTGGAACTTATAGCATAGGATCTAttttaactagcattgttagtatgtaCTTAATGTTGATGgcgattcagatccaatctactaagcatgtacaggcagataacagatagagtaGAGATAACCAATCTgtagcaacctagactatgcatatgttgtagttcAAAGCATAGATAGCAAAGTAACACAGATATGATCCTTgtaaaagcatctttaaatctacacctccagttcggatcccgaaaccccccaccttacacaagaaagatcctatcaCGACCACCTCTATCAGTGCAAGCAGCTTAAGGGCACGATCAagagaacatgtcatactcatcggtagatcaggcatgatAATCCGGTCACCATGACCGCAAGAAtatcctaagcaatctatcattgaTTCATAAATTTAAAAGCAAACAAacccgataaagcataaaaccatcaaaggagatatttagatcgctaagaaatgaacacatctattacctCACCATGAATTATTGTATATTACAAGATTACTAtcaggatcctaccttgatcttgatgacccctagctccagaactccagcgtgatctccCTCGCAGGGGATCACGCCTGCAAAGGTTCGCCTATGCTAACCCTCAAAAACTGCACAGCCCTCGGCTCTCcagagaggtgtccctcaagctccttctgcttctctactgCTTCACAtcgagtacatcatcttggatatggggctcaGTGGTTTTTAGgctatttatagtctagagagcgcgtggcaaaaattAGAAGGCGAGGGGGCGAAGGCAatccccaggccgatcggcctgggaggtTCCAGGCTGATTGGTCTGGGCCTTCCTTTTAGCCCCTCATGTCCTGCTTCATCTCCAAGTCTTCTTAAATGCTCAtgagtcttattttcacttgcatgtaggcctggcacgtcggtagcttcgaggtaagattgatcttcaataactttccaaatctccgcttgattttctttgattcctccTTGATCCCGAAGACATCAttaccatatcttcacaaacttagcccttaagtcatctcagAGGATTGCTCGCCAAAGATGGGCGTCAGGGGGCACCagaagaccctaggccgatcggacTGGGCTCCTCTAGGTCGACCGTCCTAAGCCCTTCCTTGGcccgttggccttcgtcttcgtctAGTTCGATGCTTGTTCAATGCTTTATCCAAAACATAcgcttttaggtccaattccctgcaaaaacagaacatcctccaaaatacgttgcatatgtgaaaatgactggtttattaggtgtaatcaatagtttaggtattacattcatgtcattattgaagataaacaaggGTAAAAGTGTATCAATAACGAGTGTCAATAATCCCctcatgcttaaaccttgctcgtcctcgagtaagtcttcaatagaaatcagcattgcctttcggtgttcaatcctgcacttgatcacacacaagaaaacataatgctctcgtaagatttttcaattaatattcaagttgtaACCAGCCTTTTCTAATATGGAGGGTAGATATATCTTTTAAGCACATCCCACAATAAATTTATTCTTATGctctcaattttaaacaaacctcaaaagattttcaataaaactttttcaaaaagaaactgaaccgagatcaacaatttaaacttcattgcAATTGTTCATGTTCTCTTAGCTCATCAAGTCTATCAAGCCTATGCTAGAAAATCTGCAACCTATCATCACTCAAAAATATGTGTAAGGATT
It includes:
- the LOC101754484 gene encoding exopolygalacturonase; the encoded protein is MTLYINSNNLAIFLSKLKFVDPPHCGPGHGISIGSLGRYKDQKDVTDITVKDCTLKKSSNGLRIKAYEDAASALTASKIHYENIKMEDVGNPIIIDMKYCPNKICTSSGASKVTVKDVSFKNITGTSSTPEAVSLLCSDKIPCSGVTMDNLKVEYSGTNNKTMAVCKNAKVTATVSLKELACA